In Cupriavidus taiwanensis, the following proteins share a genomic window:
- the pheT gene encoding phenylalanine--tRNA ligase subunit beta — protein MQFSESWLRTFANPEKISTDALSHSLTMAGLEVEEVGPVAPPFDKVVVAHVLSTERHPNADRLNVCQVDAGTGETLQIVCGAPNVRPGIKVPCALVGAVLPPAEENGKPFEIKVGKLRGVDSYGMLCSARELKLSEDHGGLMVLPEDAPVGQNIRQYLDLDDQVFVIKLTPNKADCLSIHGVAREVSALTGAALNLPDMQPVPVTIQDKLPVKVSAPDLCGRFSGRIIRGVNARAATPLWMVQRLERSGQRSVSALVDISNYVMLELGRPSHVFDLHKIHGGLDVRWGRKGEQIKLLNGNTIEVDEQVGVIADDKEIESLAGIMGGDSTAVTLDTTDIYLEAAFWWPAAIQGRSRRYNFSTDAGHRFERGVDYATTVEHIERITALILAICGGQAGPVDDHVVNLPVRKPVSLRVARAERVLGIELSPAAIADVFQRLQLPFTRAQGAEGEVFEVTPPSYRFDIEIEEDLIEEVARIYGFERIPARPPVAESEMRPTNEASRSTHVVRHAVAARDYQEVINFAFVEEKWERDFAANDQPIRLLNPIASQLAVMRSTLIGGLVDKVRYNLNRKAARVRLFEVGRVFHRDAEVKDGGLTVAGYDQPMMAAGIAYGPAFEEQWGVATRNVDFFDIKGDVEALFHPRVPRFEPVSHPALHPGRAARVLLDGEPVGVVGELHPRWLQEYELAHAPVLFELRLDALRATGLPAYTEISKFPAAVRDLAVVVKQSVRVQDLLDTMRAALEKQGYGRFCQGLALFDEFRPKGASTAIGADEKSLAFRVTLQDTGSTLQDETVDSAVRCMVDAVAEAFQARLRG, from the coding sequence ATGCAATTCTCGGAATCCTGGCTTCGCACCTTCGCCAACCCTGAAAAGATCTCCACCGACGCACTGTCGCACAGCCTGACCATGGCCGGCCTGGAAGTGGAAGAGGTGGGCCCGGTCGCGCCGCCGTTCGACAAGGTGGTGGTCGCGCACGTGCTGTCGACCGAGCGCCATCCCAACGCCGACCGCCTCAACGTGTGCCAGGTCGATGCCGGCACCGGCGAGACCCTGCAGATCGTCTGCGGCGCGCCCAACGTCAGGCCCGGCATCAAGGTGCCGTGCGCGCTGGTCGGCGCGGTGCTGCCGCCGGCAGAGGAGAACGGCAAGCCGTTCGAGATCAAGGTCGGCAAGCTGCGTGGCGTGGACAGCTACGGCATGCTGTGCTCGGCGCGCGAACTGAAGCTGTCGGAAGACCACGGCGGCCTGATGGTGCTGCCGGAAGACGCACCGGTCGGCCAGAACATTCGCCAGTACCTGGACCTGGACGACCAGGTCTTCGTCATCAAGCTGACGCCGAACAAGGCCGACTGCCTGTCGATCCACGGCGTGGCGCGCGAGGTGTCGGCGCTGACCGGCGCCGCGCTGAACCTGCCCGACATGCAGCCGGTGCCGGTGACGATCCAGGACAAGCTGCCGGTCAAGGTATCGGCCCCCGACCTGTGCGGCCGCTTTTCCGGGCGCATCATCCGCGGCGTCAACGCGCGTGCCGCCACGCCGCTGTGGATGGTGCAGCGGCTGGAGCGCTCGGGCCAGCGCAGCGTGTCGGCGCTGGTCGATATCTCCAACTACGTGATGCTGGAGCTGGGCCGTCCGTCGCACGTGTTCGACTTGCACAAGATCCATGGCGGCCTGGACGTGCGCTGGGGGCGCAAGGGCGAGCAGATCAAGCTGCTGAACGGCAACACCATCGAGGTCGACGAGCAGGTCGGCGTGATCGCCGACGACAAGGAGATCGAGAGCCTGGCCGGCATCATGGGCGGCGACAGCACCGCGGTCACGCTGGACACCACCGACATCTATCTTGAAGCCGCGTTCTGGTGGCCGGCTGCGATCCAGGGCCGCAGCCGCCGCTACAACTTCTCGACCGACGCCGGACATCGTTTCGAGCGCGGCGTTGACTACGCCACCACGGTCGAGCATATCGAGCGCATCACCGCGCTGATCCTCGCGATCTGCGGCGGGCAGGCCGGCCCGGTGGACGACCACGTGGTCAACCTACCGGTGCGCAAGCCGGTCAGCCTGCGCGTGGCGCGCGCCGAGCGCGTGCTCGGCATCGAGCTGTCGCCGGCGGCCATCGCCGATGTGTTCCAGCGCCTGCAGCTGCCGTTCACGCGTGCGCAGGGCGCCGAAGGCGAGGTGTTCGAGGTCACGCCGCCGAGCTACCGCTTCGACATCGAGATCGAAGAAGACCTGATCGAGGAAGTCGCGCGCATCTATGGCTTCGAGCGCATCCCGGCGCGCCCGCCGGTCGCCGAAAGCGAAATGCGCCCGACCAACGAAGCCAGCCGCTCGACCCACGTGGTGCGCCACGCCGTGGCGGCGCGCGACTACCAGGAAGTGATCAACTTCGCCTTCGTCGAAGAGAAGTGGGAGCGCGACTTCGCCGCCAACGATCAGCCGATCCGCCTGCTCAACCCGATCGCCAGCCAGCTGGCGGTGATGCGCTCGACGCTGATCGGCGGGCTGGTCGACAAGGTGCGCTACAACCTCAATCGCAAGGCCGCGCGCGTGCGCCTGTTCGAGGTCGGCCGCGTGTTCCATCGCGACGCCGAGGTCAAGGATGGCGGGCTGACCGTGGCCGGCTATGACCAGCCGATGATGGCCGCGGGCATCGCCTACGGCCCGGCGTTCGAAGAGCAGTGGGGCGTCGCCACGCGCAATGTCGACTTCTTCGACATCAAGGGCGATGTCGAGGCGCTGTTCCATCCGCGCGTGCCGCGCTTCGAGCCGGTCTCGCACCCGGCGCTGCATCCGGGCCGCGCCGCGCGCGTGCTGCTCGACGGCGAGCCGGTGGGCGTGGTCGGCGAACTGCATCCGCGCTGGCTGCAGGAATATGAGCTGGCGCATGCGCCGGTGCTGTTCGAGCTGCGGCTCGACGCGCTGCGCGCTACCGGCCTGCCGGCGTACACCGAGATCTCCAAGTTCCCCGCGGCCGTGCGTGACCTGGCCGTGGTCGTGAAGCAATCGGTACGCGTGCAGGACCTGCTCGACACCATGCGCGCGGCCCTGGAAAAACAGGGTTACGGCCGCTTCTGCCAGGGCCTGGCGCTGTTCGACGAGTTCCGTCCCAAGGGCGCTTCCACGGCCATTGGCGCGGACGAGAAAAGCCTTGCGTTCCGGGTGACCTTGCAAGATACTGGGTCGACCCTACAGGACGAAACCGTCGACAGCGCGGTGCGCTGCATGGTCGACGCGGTGGCCGAAGCCTTCCAGGCGCGGTTGCGCGGCTGA
- a CDS encoding cupin domain-containing protein has product MPELSPTARQLIHALDLRPHPEGGYYRETYRSEERVACQNGRTREACTAIQYMLCGNDYSAWHRIRSDELWHYHAGSPLDLHRIVDGTIVTQRLGDPLRHPGAAFQALVPGGQWFAAERADAGDPEDFALVGCTVAPAFQFSEFELASAATLAGLVRGHDMRWQRLLR; this is encoded by the coding sequence ATGCCAGAACTGAGCCCGACCGCCCGCCAGCTGATCCACGCACTCGACCTGCGGCCGCATCCGGAAGGCGGCTACTACCGCGAAACCTATCGCAGCGAGGAGCGCGTCGCATGCCAGAACGGACGCACGCGCGAGGCCTGCACCGCCATCCAGTACATGCTTTGCGGCAACGACTATTCGGCCTGGCATCGCATCCGCTCCGACGAACTGTGGCACTACCACGCCGGCTCCCCGCTGGACCTGCACCGTATCGTCGACGGCACCATCGTCACGCAGCGCCTGGGCGACCCGCTGCGGCATCCCGGCGCCGCGTTCCAGGCGCTGGTGCCGGGTGGCCAGTGGTTTGCCGCCGAACGCGCGGACGCTGGCGACCCCGAGGACTTTGCGCTGGTCGGCTGCACCGTCGCGCCGGCCTTCCAGTTCAGCGAATTCGAACTGGCCAGCGCGGCGACGCTTGCCGGACTCGTGCGCGGACATGACATGCGGTGGCAGCGGCTGCTCCGATAG
- a CDS encoding NAD-glutamate dehydrogenase has protein sequence MPQENEDKVAHLLDQLANFARGRLPAAMFSVVEPFLLHYYDQADAEDLLRREVADLYGAVMAHWQTAQKFTPGSARIRVYNPNLEEHGWHSDHTVVEIVNDDMPFLVDSVTMEINRQGLALHSAIHPVFRVWRGGAGIERIAPAGAGEGGDNSRLESFIHFEIDRTGEASRLDALRNGISQVLVDVRAAVEDWPKMCDITRATIGVMAQAPDAASAESVEARAFLEWMMDDHFSFLGQRDYQLVARDGRYFLRGVAGSGAGILRESLREPDAEDLTPLPAAATAIIEGSSPIFLTKANSRATVHRPGYLDYVGVKLLDENGQLFGERRFVGLYTSTAYMAPIADIPLVRRKCANILARAGFLAKGHLYKSLVTILEQYPRDELFQATEDELFDITTGILRLQEHQRTRLFVRRDRFDRFVSCLVFVPRDKYNTDLRQKIQKLLTAAFHGTSCEFTPLLSESPLARIQLTVRGEPGTMPKVDTQELEARIVHASRRWQDDLAEALHESHGEEQGNRLLQRYGGSFPAGYREDYPARTAVRDIELMEHAVRGNGMAMNLYRPIEAAPGAFRFKVYRAGEPIALSLSLPMLEHLGVRVDEERPYLIEPDSGAPLWVHDFGLEIADGSSAAEFDIARVKALFEDAFARAWHGEIENDDLNRLVLRAELAARDVTILRAYARYLRQVGSTFSDAYIERALTGNAAIAAMLVALFVARFDTFSQVATDTARQARCDKLLADIGTALDKVPNLDEDRILRLFLGVINATVRTNYFHRGEDGQPRPYLSFKFNPALVPGLPEPRPMFEIWVYSPRVEGVHLRGGRVARGGLRWSDRREDFRTEVLGLMKAQMVKNTVIVPVGSKGGFVVKRPPPPTDRDAFLREGIACYQTFLRGLLDLTDNLVGSELVPPPDVVRHDDNDPYLVVAADKGTATFSDFANAISAEYGFWLGDAFASGGSVGYDHKKMGITARGAWESVKRHFREMGIDIQSTEFTVAGIGDMSGDVFGNGMLLSPHIRLVAAFDHRHVFLDPDPDPARSLQERARLFGLPRSSWADYDATLISAGGGIYPRTAKTIPLSPQVQAVLGITASALSPAELIHAILMAPVDLLYIGGIGTYVKSSQETHLQAGDRTNDSVRVNGNELRCKVVGEGGNLGFTQLGRIEFARKGGRINTDAIDNSAGVDCSDHEVNIKILLGLVVADGEMTEKQRNKLLAEMTDEVGLLVLQDNYYQTQALSVAGRSSGALLDGEARLVRWLERAGRLNRALEFLPSDEDIAERKLAGEGLTSPERAVLLAYSKMWLYDELLGSDVPEDALVAGMLADYFPVPLRQRYGEAMQRHPLRREILSTHLTNMLVNRIGATFVHRIMEETDARPADIVRACLIARDVFGLTALWQEIDALDNRVADAEQARMFGSVALLLERACLWFIRYLRSGSSATEDLARFAQAAQWLGPRLPQLLPQADATALTEHTRALIEAGVGETLAARVAGSEISAAALDIAEVAAACERSLELVAGVYFALDSHLSFSWLRDRALALPSDTHWDLLARTTTLDDLGRLKRALTVSVLSQAGDQASPEAMIDAWRASRHGALERFTRMLADQRASGAAGLSMLSVAVREIGMLERS, from the coding sequence ATGCCGCAGGAGAACGAAGACAAGGTCGCGCACCTGCTGGACCAACTGGCCAACTTCGCGCGCGGGCGGCTGCCGGCGGCGATGTTCAGCGTGGTCGAGCCCTTCCTGCTGCATTACTACGACCAGGCCGATGCCGAAGACCTGTTGCGGCGCGAAGTGGCCGACCTGTACGGCGCCGTGATGGCGCACTGGCAGACGGCGCAGAAGTTCACCCCCGGCAGCGCCCGCATCCGCGTCTACAACCCCAACCTCGAAGAGCACGGCTGGCACTCCGACCACACCGTGGTCGAGATCGTCAACGACGACATGCCGTTCCTGGTCGACTCCGTGACCATGGAGATCAACCGCCAGGGCCTGGCGCTGCATTCGGCCATCCATCCGGTGTTCCGGGTCTGGCGCGGCGGCGCCGGCATCGAGCGGATCGCCCCTGCCGGCGCCGGCGAGGGTGGCGACAATTCGCGCCTGGAGTCCTTCATCCATTTCGAGATCGACCGCACCGGCGAGGCATCGCGCCTCGACGCCTTGCGCAACGGCATCTCGCAAGTGCTGGTCGACGTGCGCGCCGCGGTGGAAGACTGGCCGAAGATGTGCGACATCACGCGCGCCACCATCGGCGTGATGGCGCAGGCACCGGACGCGGCTTCAGCGGAGAGCGTCGAGGCGCGCGCCTTCCTGGAATGGATGATGGACGACCATTTCTCCTTCCTGGGACAGCGCGACTACCAGCTGGTGGCGCGCGACGGACGCTACTTCCTGCGCGGCGTGGCGGGCTCGGGCGCCGGCATCCTGCGCGAAAGCCTGCGCGAACCCGATGCCGAAGACCTGACCCCGCTGCCCGCGGCGGCCACCGCGATCATCGAAGGCAGCTCGCCGATCTTCCTGACCAAGGCCAATTCGCGCGCCACCGTGCACCGGCCCGGCTATCTCGACTACGTCGGCGTCAAGCTGCTCGACGAAAACGGACAGCTGTTCGGCGAGCGGCGCTTCGTCGGCCTCTACACTTCGACCGCCTACATGGCGCCGATCGCCGACATCCCGCTGGTGCGGCGCAAGTGCGCCAACATCCTGGCACGCGCCGGCTTCCTCGCCAAGGGCCACCTGTACAAGTCGCTGGTCACGATCCTGGAGCAATATCCGCGCGACGAACTGTTCCAGGCGACCGAGGACGAATTGTTCGACATCACCACCGGCATCCTGCGGCTGCAGGAGCACCAGCGCACGCGGCTGTTCGTGCGGCGCGACCGCTTCGATCGCTTTGTCTCGTGCCTGGTGTTCGTGCCGCGCGACAAGTACAACACCGACCTGCGCCAGAAAATCCAGAAGCTGCTGACCGCGGCCTTCCACGGCACCAGCTGCGAGTTCACGCCGCTGCTGTCGGAATCGCCGCTGGCGCGCATCCAGCTGACCGTGCGCGGCGAGCCCGGCACCATGCCCAAGGTCGACACACAGGAGCTGGAAGCGCGCATCGTGCATGCCAGCCGCCGCTGGCAGGACGACCTCGCCGAAGCGCTGCACGAAAGCCACGGCGAAGAGCAAGGCAACAGGCTGCTGCAGCGCTATGGCGGCTCGTTTCCCGCCGGCTATCGCGAAGACTATCCGGCGCGCACCGCGGTGCGCGATATCGAGCTGATGGAGCACGCGGTGCGCGGCAACGGCATGGCGATGAACCTGTACCGCCCGATCGAGGCCGCGCCGGGTGCGTTCCGTTTCAAGGTGTACCGCGCCGGCGAACCGATCGCGCTGTCGCTGAGCCTGCCGATGCTGGAGCACCTGGGCGTGCGCGTCGATGAAGAGCGCCCCTACCTGATCGAGCCCGACAGCGGCGCGCCGCTATGGGTGCACGACTTCGGGCTCGAGATCGCCGATGGCAGCAGCGCCGCGGAGTTCGACATCGCGCGCGTCAAGGCGCTGTTCGAGGATGCCTTTGCGCGCGCATGGCACGGCGAGATCGAGAACGACGACCTCAACCGCCTGGTGCTGCGCGCCGAACTCGCCGCGCGCGACGTCACCATCCTGCGCGCCTACGCGCGCTACCTGCGGCAGGTGGGCTCCACCTTCAGCGATGCCTATATCGAACGCGCGCTGACCGGCAACGCCGCCATTGCCGCAATGCTGGTGGCGCTGTTCGTGGCGCGCTTCGACACCTTCAGCCAGGTCGCCACCGACACCGCGCGCCAGGCGCGCTGCGACAAGCTGCTGGCCGATATCGGCACGGCGCTGGACAAGGTCCCCAACCTCGATGAAGACCGTATCCTGCGGCTCTTCCTCGGCGTGATCAACGCCACCGTGCGCACCAACTATTTCCACCGTGGCGAGGACGGCCAGCCGCGCCCGTACCTGTCGTTCAAGTTCAATCCCGCGCTGGTGCCAGGCTTGCCGGAGCCGCGCCCGATGTTCGAGATCTGGGTCTACTCGCCGCGCGTGGAGGGGGTGCACCTGCGCGGCGGACGCGTGGCCCGCGGCGGCCTGCGCTGGTCGGACCGGCGCGAGGACTTCCGCACCGAAGTGCTGGGCCTGATGAAGGCGCAGATGGTCAAAAACACGGTGATCGTGCCGGTCGGCTCCAAGGGCGGCTTCGTGGTCAAGCGCCCGCCGCCGCCCACCGACCGCGACGCCTTCCTGCGCGAAGGCATCGCCTGCTACCAGACCTTCCTGCGCGGCCTGCTGGATCTGACCGACAACCTCGTCGGCAGCGAGCTGGTGCCGCCACCCGACGTGGTGCGCCACGACGACAACGACCCCTACCTGGTGGTGGCCGCGGACAAGGGCACGGCCACGTTCTCGGACTTCGCCAATGCGATCTCGGCCGAGTACGGGTTCTGGCTGGGCGATGCCTTCGCCTCCGGCGGCTCGGTCGGCTACGACCACAAGAAGATGGGGATCACCGCGCGCGGCGCCTGGGAATCGGTCAAGCGGCATTTCCGCGAGATGGGCATCGACATCCAGTCCACGGAATTCACTGTGGCCGGCATCGGCGACATGTCGGGCGACGTGTTCGGCAACGGCATGCTGCTGTCGCCGCATATCCGGCTGGTGGCCGCGTTCGACCACCGCCACGTCTTCCTCGACCCGGATCCGGACCCGGCGCGCAGCCTGCAGGAACGCGCGCGGCTGTTCGGGCTGCCGCGCTCTAGCTGGGCCGACTACGACGCCACGCTGATTTCCGCAGGCGGCGGCATCTATCCGCGCACGGCCAAGACCATCCCGCTATCGCCGCAGGTGCAGGCGGTGCTCGGCATCACCGCGAGCGCGCTGTCGCCGGCCGAGTTGATCCACGCCATCCTGATGGCGCCGGTGGACCTGCTCTACATCGGCGGCATCGGCACCTACGTCAAGTCGAGCCAGGAAACACACCTGCAGGCTGGCGATCGCACCAACGATTCGGTGCGCGTCAATGGCAACGAACTGCGCTGCAAGGTGGTCGGCGAAGGCGGCAACCTCGGCTTTACGCAACTGGGCCGCATCGAGTTCGCGCGCAAGGGCGGCCGCATCAACACCGATGCCATCGACAACTCTGCCGGCGTCGACTGCTCCGACCACGAGGTCAACATCAAGATCCTGCTGGGACTGGTGGTCGCCGACGGCGAGATGACCGAAAAGCAGCGCAACAAGCTGCTGGCCGAGATGACCGACGAAGTCGGCCTGCTGGTGCTGCAGGACAACTACTACCAGACCCAGGCGCTATCGGTCGCCGGCCGCAGCAGCGGCGCGCTGCTCGACGGCGAGGCGCGTCTGGTGCGCTGGCTGGAACGCGCCGGGCGGCTGAACCGCGCGCTCGAATTCCTGCCGTCGGACGAGGACATTGCCGAGCGCAAGCTGGCCGGCGAAGGCCTGACCTCGCCCGAGCGCGCCGTGCTGCTCGCCTACAGCAAGATGTGGCTGTACGACGAACTGCTGGGCTCGGACGTTCCCGAAGACGCCCTGGTTGCCGGCATGCTCGCGGATTACTTCCCGGTGCCGCTGCGCCAGCGCTACGGCGAAGCCATGCAGCGCCATCCGCTGCGGCGCGAGATCCTGTCCACACACCTGACCAATATGCTGGTCAACCGCATCGGCGCCACCTTCGTGCACCGGATCATGGAAGAAACCGATGCGCGACCCGCCGATATCGTGCGCGCCTGCCTGATCGCGCGCGACGTGTTCGGCCTGACCGCGCTGTGGCAGGAGATCGACGCGCTCGACAATCGCGTCGCCGACGCCGAACAGGCTCGCATGTTCGGGTCGGTGGCGCTGCTGCTGGAGCGCGCTTGCCTGTGGTTCATCCGCTATCTGCGCAGCGGCAGCAGCGCCACCGAAGACCTGGCGCGCTTTGCGCAAGCGGCACAGTGGCTGGGGCCCCGCTTGCCGCAACTATTGCCGCAGGCCGATGCCACGGCGTTGACCGAGCATACGCGTGCGCTGATCGAGGCGGGGGTGGGCGAGACGCTGGCCGCGCGCGTGGCCGGCAGCGAGATCTCGGCCGCGGCGCTCGACATCGCCGAAGTGGCCGCGGCGTGCGAGCGCAGCCTGGAGCTGGTGGCCGGGGTCTACTTCGCGCTGGACAGCCACCTGAGCTTCAGCTGGCTGCGCGACCGCGCGCTGGCGCTGCCATCGGACACCCACTGGGACTTGCTGGCACGCACTACCACGCTCGATGATCTGGGACGGCTCAAGCGCGCGCTGACGGTCAGCGTGCTGTCTCAAGCGGGAGATCAGGCCTCGCCGGAAGCGATGATCGACGCCTGGCGCGCCAGCCGCCATGGCGCGCTCGAACGCTTTACGCGCATGCTGGCGGACCAGCGCGCCTCCGGCGCGGCGGGACTGTCGATGCTGTCGGTCGCGGTGCGCGAGATCGGCATGCTGGAGCGAAGCTAG
- the pheS gene encoding phenylalanine--tRNA ligase subunit alpha produces MSQDLDQIVADAQAAFAAANDNATLENEKARFLGKTGALTELLKGLGKLDPETRKSEGARINQVKQQVEAALQARRQALADALMNARLAAEAIDVTLPGRAVARGSQHPVMRTWERVEQIFGSIGFDVADGPEIETDWMNFTALNNPDNHPARSMQDTFYVDGRDSDDKLLLLRTHTSPMQVRYAKMHVEKYAGKAMPPIKVICPGRTYRVDSDATHSPMFNQVEGLWIGEDVSFADLKGVYTDFLRKFFERDDIQVRFRPSYFPFTEPSAEIDMAFGNGKWLEISGSGQVHPNVLRNMGLDPERYIGFAFGSGLERLTMLRYGINDLRLFFEGDVRFLRQFA; encoded by the coding sequence ATGTCTCAGGATCTGGACCAAATCGTCGCCGACGCCCAGGCCGCTTTCGCCGCCGCCAATGACAACGCCACGCTGGAAAACGAAAAGGCCCGCTTCCTGGGCAAGACCGGCGCGCTGACCGAACTGCTCAAGGGCCTCGGCAAGCTCGACCCGGAGACCCGCAAGAGCGAGGGCGCGCGCATCAACCAGGTCAAGCAGCAGGTGGAAGCCGCGCTGCAGGCGCGCCGCCAGGCGCTGGCCGATGCGCTGATGAACGCGCGCCTGGCCGCCGAGGCCATCGACGTCACGCTGCCGGGCCGCGCGGTGGCGCGCGGCAGCCAGCATCCGGTGATGCGCACCTGGGAGCGCGTCGAGCAGATCTTCGGCTCGATCGGCTTCGACGTGGCCGACGGCCCCGAGATCGAAACCGACTGGATGAACTTCACCGCGCTGAACAACCCGGACAACCATCCGGCGCGTTCGATGCAGGACACGTTCTACGTCGACGGCCGCGACAGCGACGACAAGCTCCTGCTGCTGCGCACGCACACCAGCCCGATGCAGGTGCGCTACGCCAAGATGCACGTGGAAAAGTACGCGGGCAAGGCTATGCCGCCGATCAAGGTGATCTGCCCGGGCCGTACCTACCGCGTCGACAGCGACGCCACGCACTCGCCGATGTTCAACCAGGTCGAAGGCCTGTGGATCGGCGAGGACGTCAGCTTTGCCGACCTGAAGGGCGTGTACACCGATTTCCTGCGCAAGTTCTTCGAGCGCGATGACATCCAGGTGCGCTTCCGTCCGTCGTATTTCCCGTTCACCGAGCCGTCGGCGGAGATCGACATGGCCTTCGGCAACGGCAAGTGGCTGGAAATCTCCGGTTCGGGCCAGGTGCATCCGAACGTGCTGCGCAACATGGGCCTCGATCCCGAGCGCTATATCGGTTTCGCGTTCGGCTCCGGCCTCGAGCGCCTGACCATGCTGCGCTACGGCATCAACGACCTGCGCCTGTTTTTCGAGGGCGATGTGCGCTTCCTGCGCCAGTTCGCCTGA
- a CDS encoding MerR family transcriptional regulator: protein MSDKPSDRIALPPIPAKRYFTIGEVSELCAVKPHVLRYWEQEFTQLKPVKRRGNRRYYQHHEVLLIRRIRELLYEQGFTINGARNRLDEGRHHSAATATQESMEAGGEKAPALSVDIAGLRNALVDVQHLLAQLREIAKHG from the coding sequence ATGTCGGACAAACCCAGCGACCGCATCGCGTTGCCGCCGATCCCGGCCAAGCGCTACTTCACCATCGGTGAGGTGAGCGAGCTTTGCGCCGTCAAGCCGCATGTGCTGCGCTACTGGGAACAGGAGTTCACGCAGCTCAAGCCGGTCAAGCGCCGCGGCAACCGCCGCTACTACCAGCATCATGAAGTCCTGCTGATCCGCCGCATCCGCGAGCTGCTCTACGAGCAGGGCTTTACCATCAACGGCGCGCGCAACCGCCTCGACGAAGGTCGTCATCACAGCGCGGCCACGGCAACGCAGGAATCAATGGAAGCCGGCGGGGAAAAAGCGCCGGCATTGTCGGTCGACATCGCCGGTCTGCGCAATGCGCTGGTCGACGTGCAGCACCTGCTGGCGCAGCTGCGGGAGATCGCGAAGCACGGATAA
- a CDS encoding integration host factor subunit alpha, giving the protein MNDRDANSMTAAALGEMSDRQASSLDEAMPDARATEVPTLTKAELAEMLFDQVGLNKRESKDMVEAFFDVIREALEQGDSVKLSGFGNFQLRDKPQRPGRNPKTGEVIPITARRVVTFHASQKLKGLVEERAGG; this is encoded by the coding sequence ATGAATGATCGAGACGCGAATTCCATGACCGCTGCAGCACTGGGTGAGATGAGCGACCGGCAGGCATCCTCCCTTGACGAGGCAATGCCGGACGCCCGCGCGACCGAAGTTCCCACGCTGACCAAGGCCGAGCTTGCCGAGATGCTGTTCGACCAGGTGGGCCTGAACAAGCGTGAGTCGAAGGACATGGTCGAGGCCTTCTTCGATGTCATCCGCGAAGCGCTGGAGCAGGGCGACAGCGTCAAGCTTTCCGGTTTCGGCAACTTCCAGTTGCGCGACAAGCCGCAGCGGCCCGGCCGCAATCCCAAGACCGGCGAAGTCATTCCCATCACCGCGCGCCGCGTGGTGACGTTCCACGCCAGCCAGAAGCTCAAGGGCCTGGTCGAAGAACGCGCCGGCGGCTGA
- a CDS encoding MarR family transcriptional regulator, with product MQPRPLEPSEPVVLALIDAVTAWQGALDQTLRASGLSYSQWLLLRAIRQGAFKRGLPLTGPMPLEAAQSETMLDELRRDGWIEYTATMAPRIAEGATARVQRTAQALSALHSVSVAAFNSQERAALGSLLDRMKSTLDGHTSRQARAASEAPRQERHSQHSQPLPCPGLPPVAHRPSSCPSLATRF from the coding sequence ATGCAGCCAAGACCCCTCGAACCCAGCGAGCCGGTTGTCCTTGCCCTGATTGACGCAGTCACCGCCTGGCAAGGTGCGTTGGACCAGACCCTGCGCGCCTCGGGCCTTAGCTATTCCCAGTGGCTGCTGCTGCGGGCCATCCGCCAGGGTGCCTTCAAGCGCGGATTGCCGCTGACCGGTCCGATGCCGCTCGAAGCCGCACAATCGGAGACCATGCTCGACGAACTGCGCCGCGACGGCTGGATCGAATACACCGCCACGATGGCACCCCGCATCGCCGAAGGCGCCACGGCGCGGGTGCAACGTACCGCGCAGGCGCTGAGCGCGCTGCACAGCGTCTCGGTCGCGGCCTTCAATTCGCAGGAGCGTGCCGCGCTGGGCAGCCTGCTGGACCGGATGAAATCCACGCTGGACGGCCACACTTCACGCCAGGCCAGGGCCGCCTCCGAGGCCCCCCGGCAGGAACGGCACAGCCAGCATAGCCAGCCGCTGCCCTGCCCCGGCCTGCCGCCGGTCGCGCACCGTCCGTCTTCCTGCCCCAGCCTCGCCACGCGCTTCTGA
- a CDS encoding DUF2188 domain-containing protein produces the protein MPAKNIHVVPLDNGWAIESEDGAGGRQLYATQEDAIAAGTEKARQLHAELLVHGRDGRIRMRNSFGNDPRDIQG, from the coding sequence ATGCCGGCCAAGAACATCCACGTCGTACCGCTCGACAACGGCTGGGCCATTGAATCCGAAGACGGCGCGGGCGGGCGCCAACTCTACGCGACGCAAGAAGACGCGATCGCCGCGGGCACCGAGAAAGCCCGGCAACTCCATGCAGAACTGCTCGTCCACGGCCGTGACGGCCGCATCCGGATGCGCAACAGCTTTGGCAACGACCCTCGCGATATCCAGGGCTGA